From the genome of Acidobacteriota bacterium, one region includes:
- a CDS encoding Hpt domain-containing protein, with amino-acid sequence MSAIFDREEMLDRLGGDAELLGDIIQLFLGESPKMLQGVREASERDDLVTLQRTAHTLKGALLNISAPQAADVAARIEQAGRDGQRERTQELLQRLSDEINALEEVLAAV; translated from the coding sequence ATGAGCGCGATCTTCGACCGTGAAGAGATGCTAGACCGTCTCGGGGGTGATGCCGAGCTGCTCGGCGACATCATCCAGTTGTTCCTCGGCGAAAGCCCGAAGATGCTACAGGGTGTCCGTGAGGCTTCCGAACGCGACGACCTGGTGACCCTCCAACGGACCGCCCATACGCTCAAGGGCGCGTTGTTGAATATCTCGGCACCCCAGGCCGCCGATGTCGCGGCACGCATCGAGCAAGCAGGTCGCGACGGGCAGCGCGAGCGGACGCAGGAACTCCTGCAGCGGCTCTCCGACGAAATCAACGCCCTGGAAGAGGTGCTGGCAGCCGTGTAG
- a CDS encoding superoxide dismutase: MAHELPALPYDFNALEPHIDARTMEIHHGKHHAAYVANLNKALDGHGDLQAHSITELVGDLASVPNAIRTAVRNNGGGHLNHSMFWTVMQPGGATAPSGALAAAIDSSFGSLDEFKTRFAQAAATRFGSGWAWLNVAGKGLEVVSSANQDTPVMDGGKPILGLDVWEHAYYLNYQNRRPDYVKAFWNVVNWDVVAENFAKAS; this comes from the coding sequence CCAGCCCTACCGTATGACTTCAACGCACTTGAACCCCACATCGACGCCCGGACCATGGAAATCCACCACGGCAAGCATCACGCGGCGTATGTGGCCAACCTGAACAAGGCTCTCGACGGTCACGGCGACCTCCAAGCCCACTCCATCACGGAACTGGTCGGTGACCTTGCGTCCGTCCCCAACGCGATTCGAACCGCCGTGCGTAATAACGGTGGCGGCCATCTCAACCATTCGATGTTCTGGACGGTCATGCAGCCGGGTGGTGCCACGGCGCCTTCGGGTGCGTTGGCGGCCGCGATCGACAGCAGCTTCGGATCCCTCGATGAGTTCAAGACCCGGTTCGCCCAGGCGGCGGCCACTCGATTCGGTTCCGGCTGGGCCTGGTTGAACGTCGCCGGCAAGGGTCTGGAGGTCGTCTCGTCGGCCAATCAGGACACCCCTGTCATGGACGGCGGCAAGCCGATCCTGGGGCTGGACGTCTGGGAGCACGCCTATTACCTCAACTATCAGAATCGGCGCCCTGACTATGTGAAGGCATTCTGGAATGTGGTCAACTGGGACGTGGTCGCGGAAAACTTCGCCAAGGCGTCGTAA